A region of Haliotis asinina isolate JCU_RB_2024 chromosome 7, JCU_Hal_asi_v2, whole genome shotgun sequence DNA encodes the following proteins:
- the LOC137292131 gene encoding uncharacterized protein, translating to MDIHNHCQHHGHPQPLSTPWTSITTVNTMDIHTQSPPWTSRTTVNTMDIQNHCQHHGHPQPLSTPWTSITTVNTMGIHNHCQHHGPPQPVTTMDIQNHCQHHGHPEPLSTPWTSTTSHHHGHPQPLSTPWTFTTTANIMDIHNYCDQYGAPQPLSTS from the coding sequence ATGGACATCCACAACCACTGTCAACACCATGGACATCCACAACCACTGTCAACACCATGGACATCCATAACCACTGTCAACACCATGGACATCCACACCCAGTCACCACCGTGGACCTCCAGAACCACTGTCAACACCATGGACATCCAGAACCACTGTCAACACCATGGACATCCACAACCACTGTCAACACCATGGACATCCATAACCACTGTCAACACCATGGGCATCCACAACCACTGTCAACACCATGGACCTCCACAACCAGTCACCACCATGGACATACAGAACCACTGTCAACACCATGGACATCCAGAACCACTGTCAACACCATGGACCTCCACAACCAGTCACCACCATGGACATCCACAACCACTGTCAACACCATGGACATTCACAACCACTGCCAACATCATGGATATCCACAACTACTGTGACCAATATGGAGCTCCACAACCACTCTCAACATCATGA